Below is a window of Ananas comosus cultivar F153 linkage group 9, ASM154086v1, whole genome shotgun sequence DNA.
TTTATTAActacagaaatatatttaacaccCCCACACATCTGAGAGTGTTAGCCCCACGATTTTATACAACGAATGAATTTTATGATTATCTTTGATACAATGTTGTTCAAAAAAATCGAAGTTATAAGATACATTTCACATTAATGAAATAGTAAGTTCCTAAAATCTGCAAAATAGTGAGCAATATacgagttgagctagaatactctcaaaagcaccatgaaagtgatgcttttgaatttttagccattggacgGAGAGGTGTGAGGtcgagatgatggtggtaggtgatggtagatgaaatagtgtttgatccaaaagctattagtaatcaatgagtagatctaagggttagaaacttagaagcaacAGAGGAttagtgcttctaaaagtattctagcttaattcAGCAATATACTATTTCTCTCACATTTGCAATTCACTGAAACCAAAAACACTACAAAAGAGTAGCAGTGAACTGCAGTTTGGTTGCTCTCAACATGTTTAACTGAATCTGACACAGTAAATTATCTGTCAAATGGTTTACAAACTAAACTGTTCTTACATGTATGAATATTCATACATGTATAAGGttatgttaaaaagaaaaaaaaagaagggtaaAAGATCATAATAATGCAGCAACAAGATCAACTCATAAAATGGTTCCACTTATGAAGTACTACACAACCAAATCGAGATTAAAGCACATTGGATGGACAATAAGTTTCTGAGTTCAGTATCAAATCGCGAACAAAATATCCACGAACGTTAGGTATACGCGTGGTTGCACGATACAATTCTCCGATGCGTTGTGCGGCTCAGATTTACGTTAGTAGAGCCATTACAAAGTAGAATAAAATGCAATATAGGAGGTTAATAAACCATTTTGGAAACATCATTCACAGATGAAGTTGCTAAAACTAACTACCATCAACATCATCATAatctaagcttttttttttctggttctatggattgagaaatatatatatgattgagaCAAATTTCATTGATATTTGAAGATGAGTGATTTTTCTGTGATTCTTACGCGGAAATACAATAAAGAATATATAGTGATGCAATGAAGAAACAAACCGGAGAAAATCAACTATATCTGGAAATTTGTGAGAAGCCTCGTAAGTTTCCTTAGTGTTTCTCGAGCAGATACCGTGTCGGGATGATGCTCACCGCAGATTGAAGCCCTGATAAATATAGCCTTTCTGATGATGTCGTCACCTTTATCATATTCCCCGCCTCTGAGCATTAGCTTCGCTCTCGTCTCCAAAACAGCCGCTTTCAAAAGCGCCAGCTCCTGCCAAAGATACGTGTGACGAGCACGCTTTTGAACCGGTCTAGAGCAGCAAAATGACTTGTCTAGAAGCCGCTTTTCGGTGCGAGATAGTAGAGATTCTGCAGCAAGTTCCAATGCATCGGTGGCAACCCGTAAAAGCTCTAGTGATGCGTTACAGCGAGAGAAGGTGGCGAACGTGTGAACTGCGAGAGGCAGGACAACACGCTTTATGAACAAAAGCAGCTCGGTTGGTCTTAATTCCGTTAAAGAAGATTCCGTCCCAAATCCGAACACTAAGAAACAAGCCGCCCATTGATGCTCCGAGTGTTGAGACAGAGAACCTCTAAGGTAAATCGATTGAACCACAGCAACAGCTGCGCGGGCCGCTCCTCTTTTGCGAGCATATAGCCTAATAAGTTCGTGAAGATGGATACAATCAGGCTTCGCACTAGCCTTTGCCACCCCAAATCGCATCAACATGGACGCAGCCTCTGCTTCAGATCTCCTTACACGCGAAACTGAAAAGCTGCTTCTTAAAGCGCGAAAGTACTTCTTCCATGCGGACGCACTTTGATGCTTCTCTGAAGCCTTGCCCGCAGCTAAGGCCAATAGATGGATAGGGATCGATGAGGGACCAAACCAACAACCTACTTGGACCATTCTCGACGCCAAACTCCTCGGTCCGTCGGCATGATCGAATATAGAAAGGCACACGTCTAAAAGCTGgacaagcactaagtgctttTTCAAGGCGAGTGCTTCTCCATCAGCCAATGCAAAGTCCCTCAAAGGCATCCTCTTAATGGCGTCGAGAAGCCTACGTGGAGTTATTGGAAGCTTGGAAAGTATAGCTCCTACTATACTGAGGCCTAGCGTAAGCCTCCCGAGTTTCTCCTCGATAGTTCTAAGAGCATCAATTTCCATTAATGGGTGGTGTTTTACATCCCCTTTCATCAAAGCCATCGCCTCGGCACCGGATAAATAAGAAAGCTTCATTGGCTCGAAACGCATTATGTGAGTTAGGCGCGTAGTTACTATGACGTGGGTTGCTCTGCCAAAGCACGGAATGAGATCCATTATATCTTTTCTATCCCACCAATCTTTCTCGTTCTCTAAATTGTCGATAATAACTAAGAAGGGGATATCTCTCATTAGTTCTTTCCTTATTCTAGCAAcggcttcttcttcttgctcttCGAAACATCTTACCCTTTCCTTCTCTTGACAATGGTTTCCGACACTTAGATCGACTTCTAGAAGAGAACGTAGGGCCAAATAGCTTTGTCGAATATATCTACTTTCCCCTTGAAGCCACAAAATCATTTTGTACCTTTGAGAATATCTATACGCATATTCCAGAACCAACTCGGTCTTGCCGATTCCTGCGTCCCCAGAAACACACGCGATACCCTTCCCATAGAGGATATTTGTtgatcttttcttctttctacaCCTCCCTCCAAAATTAGCTCGCAAAGTGCGACATTGCCTTTGCATTTCAATTTCTTTCTCGGATTCTTTCCACAAAACCGGTTCTTTTCCTCTCACGCTGTTTTCTCTTTGTTGCTCCTTTATATCGATATCTCTACGACCATTTTGCGCATGCCTTGGTTTGAGCTTAAAGTATTCTTTCTCTCCATCTCCACGGACATCGCCGAACAGAATTAGCTCCAAATTTGATAATTCTTTAGCCCGACCGACGAAAGCTTCATTTCGAGGGAAAGGAAATTCCTCCCTTTCCGCCTTTTCTCTCCATTGATTTATTCTATCAACCACACTCCTCCTCCCTAATTTTGTGCCCAAAAGAGCCACGGCTTGTGATATGCAGTCCCTTAAGTTACCACCGTTCGCCTCTAACTGCGAATCTACCATCCGAAGAAGCCCGTCGACCGCTTCTCTCCACTCCCTCTCCAATCCATTATACATCATCCACAACTCACCGCCATGTTTTTCCCAAATTTCTCCCCTTCTCTCGATTATATCTCTCGCTAGACAATCACAAGCACCCAATTCGAAGTAAATGGGGGCAAGATTCTTCTTACCCGAAAAGCATTTGAGCTCCTCTATGGTGTAAGGATTTCCAAATGACTTCTTCGAGAGGATGATCACTCCATAGGAAGAAGAATTCATTATTCTTTCCGCCGCATCATGGCCGCGAGCATTCCTAATCCGAGCCTGATCAGATGCAAAGCAACTGATCCCTTGTATCTCCAATTCGGCACGGAGCCAATTAACGAATCGCAACAAAGAAGGCTTATGCCCATGAAATCCTATATACACATCGCAGCTCCTAACCCGATATGCAGTGGAAGaaacagaagcagaagcagaagcagaagcaggagCGCGAGAAAATGAAAAGCTTTTCCCGCTTTCTCGGCTTCTTCTCGATCTCTTCTGCTTCTCTCTACAAACCAACTTACCACTATTGGTTCCTTCATTAGTATGCGGCGAATCGCCATTGCAATCGCCAACGAAGGAGGAAACTGCACTAGGATTGTTGTAAACGGTGACTGGCGTTCCGTAAGTAGTCGGAGTGCATAAACTTAGAACGATGCCGCCGTTTGGAGCACTGTGATAGGATGTCGCGAGATCGGGTGCGGATTGAAAGCACGGGGAGAAGAAAGGGGACTCATTTGCTGAGACAAATGccgaggaggaagatgagggaTTCCTCGAGATCGCAACAGATGGTGCTCCGCGATCAACGCTCTCCTGTCGAAGCTCCATACATCCATCTTCATGTATTATCCAGCTCTTGGAATGTTTAGACTTCAATTCATCCTACACTGCAAAAACCAATTTAAGAAAAGATGATTTCAATTCCAAAAATCTTGTAATGAATCATCGGTATGAATCTCATGCAAGTTAAATTGgcaacattaaaaatttaagtacttCTGtagctaaaaaaattatagttttgaaCTGGTCATAAAATCACTGCACTGTAAAAAGGGAAAAGCAATAAGAACACAAACATACACAAACATACACAAACATACAAAACTTAGCAATCATCATGAATTTATATCActaaaaatgaaattaatatCTCCTGTGTCCAAACATTGTTCTCATGAATTGGAAATGAAACAGTTTAATCTCAGCAAGATACTTAAGAAGTGGAATTTTTAAAGGTACCCAcacaaaaaggaaataaaaataataataataaggaatTATATGATTCAGAGAATGGATGATGTAAAGCATGGATTAATTCAAATCagcaggaaaaaataaaaaggaaataaaaactACATCAAAAGAGAAATTTGTACTCCGCGTACAAAGTTTAATGATATTTCCCAAACACAAATCTTTTAT
It encodes the following:
- the LOC109715499 gene encoding uncharacterized protein LOC109715499, translated to MELRQESVDRGAPSVAISRNPSSSSSAFVSANESPFFSPCFQSAPDLATSYHSAPNGGIVLSLCTPTTYGTPVTVYNNPSAVSSFVGDCNGDSPHTNEGTNSGKLVCREKQKRSRRSRESGKSFSFSRAPASASASASVSSTAYRVRSCDVYIGFHGHKPSLLRFVNWLRAELEIQGISCFASDQARIRNARGHDAAERIMNSSSYGVIILSKKSFGNPYTIEELKCFSGKKNLAPIYFELGACDCLARDIIERRGEIWEKHGGELWMMYNGLEREWREAVDGLLRMVDSQLEANGGNLRDCISQAVALLGTKLGRRSVVDRINQWREKAEREEFPFPRNEAFVGRAKELSNLELILFGDVRGDGEKEYFKLKPRHAQNGRRDIDIKEQQRENSVRGKEPVLWKESEKEIEMQRQCRTLRANFGGRCRKKKRSTNILYGKGIACVSGDAGIGKTELVLEYAYRYSQRYKMILWLQGESRYIRQSYLALRSLLEVDLSVGNHCQEKERVRCFEEQEEEAVARIRKELMRDIPFLVIIDNLENEKDWWDRKDIMDLIPCFGRATHVIVTTRLTHIMRFEPMKLSYLSGAEAMALMKGDVKHHPLMEIDALRTIEEKLGRLTLGLSIVGAILSKLPITPRRLLDAIKRMPLRDFALADGEALALKKHLVLVQLLDVCLSIFDHADGPRSLASRMVQVGCWFGPSSIPIHLLALAAGKASEKHQSASAWKKYFRALRSSFSVSRVRRSEAEAASMLMRFGVAKASAKPDCIHLHELIRLYARKRGAARAAVAVVQSIYLRGSLSQHSEHQWAACFLVFGFGTESSLTELRPTELLLFIKRVVLPLAVHTFATFSRCNASLELLRVATDALELAAESLLSRTEKRLLDKSFCCSRPVQKRARHTYLWQELALLKAAVLETRAKLMLRGGEYDKGDDIIRKAIFIRASICGEHHPDTVSARETLRKLTRLLTNFQI